The sequence TGGACGCGGTGGTCGGCATGGTCCGGGAGCGCGGGGCGCGGGAGTGCTTCCTGGAGGTCCGGGAGTCCAACCACGTCGCACAGTCGCTCTACCGCGACATGGGCTTCGAGGTGGTGGGGCGCAGGCGATCGTACTACGCCCTGCCCACGGAGGACGCCCTCGTCATGCGCCTTTTCGTGTGAGTTTCCGTTGACGGGCGCGTGAGCGCCGTCTACCGTCGGGGTCCTCTTCCCACAAGGACGGGACCCCCATCCCAAACCCCAGGAGGTTTCGTGTCACGCAGTCTCAACAAGGCCATCATCATCGGCAACCTCGGGTCCGACCCGGAGGTCCGCACCACGGGTGGCGGGAGCCGCGTCGCCCAGTTCTCGGTCGCGACCAGCCGCCGCTGGACCACCAGCTCCGGCGAGCAGCAGGAGAAGACCGAGTGGCACCGGATCGTCTGCTGGGGGAAGCTGGCCGACATCGTGGAGAAGTACCTGAAGAAGGGCCAGCAGGTCTACGTCGAGGGCGAGATCCAGTACCGCCAGTACGAGGACAAGGACGGCGTCACCAAGTACAGCACCGAGATCAACGCCCGCGAGCTGATGATGCTCGGCGGCCGTGAGGGTGGCGGCGGCGGCGGGTTCGGGGGCGGCGGCGGCGCCCCGGCGCGCGAGCGCGCCACGGCCGGCGGCGGTGCGGGGAAGGGCGGACGCGGCGGCGACTACGACGACTTCCAGCCGCCCCCGTTCGGCGACGACGACGACGACCTTCCGTTCTGAGGCGGGAATCGCGACGGGCTGCAGGGCGCTCTCCTCCGGGAGGGCGCCCTGCAATCTTTTCCGGGTCCGCCGCGGGGTGGTCCGCCGCGCCGCTCCTCACCGCGACGGAAAGCATTGTGCGATTTCGGCTTGCGTGGCTGTGTTGTTCGGCCGCGGCCACCCGGTTATACTGAGGCACCGGAACGATTCCCTGCAGGCACCGGCGCCTCCCCCGTGGGAGGTGGTCCGCCCGTCCTCGCCCGGGGCCCAGCGCCCCGGGGGGGACCTCGTCCACTCCCTCCGAACCGCCCGTGAAAGCCTCCCCCCTCCTCCTTGCCGCCGCGCTCGGTGCCGCCCTGCCGCTCGCCGCCGCGCCGCTCGCCGCCCAGGAGCCGACCGCCCTCCCCGGGCAGGACCGGACCTACGTCGTCCGCCGCGGCGACACGCTTTGGGACATCGCCCGCGGGTGCCTCGGCGACCCGTTCCTCTGGCCCGAGCTGTACCGGATGAACGCCGGCGTCGTCCGCGACCCCGCGCGCATCTTCCCGAACCAGCGGCTCACCCTCCCGGAGTGCCGCCAGGGTGCCGATCCGCAGGTGGCGTTCACGCCGCGGCGGGGTGAGGATCCCCGGCCGGGGAACAGTGTACTCCCCGCCGCAGGGACCGCCGACGTGCCGGTGATCGCCCCGGGCGACTTCTACCGCGCCCGGCTCCTGGTGCAGGACGGCGAGGTCCCCGCGGTCGGCCGGCTGGTGGAGCGGATCTCCCCGACCGTCGTCCCCATCGGGATGACGCCGATGATCTCGCTCTACGACCGGGTTTACGTTACACTGGGGAGCGGGGGCGGGCTGCGCGTGGGCGACGCCGTCCACTTCTTCCGGCGCGACCGCGAGGTGAGGCCGTACGGAAGGGTGTACGTGTCCACCGGGATGGGGAGCGTGGAGGCGCTGGAGGGGAACGTCGCCACCGTCGAGGTGCGGACGCTGTACGACCTCGTGGCCGTGAACGACCTCGCCGTGCCGGCCGCCCGCTTCCCGGTCCCCGCAGGGGTGGCGCCTCGGCCGACCCGCCAGCCGCTGGAGGCGCGGATCGTCGGCTTCGGCATTCCCCACGCGGTGCAGGCCACCGGCGAGCTGGCGTTCCTCGACGTGGGCGCCGCCGCCGGGGTGAAGCCGGGCGACGTGTTCGCCGCGTACCTCCCCCGGACCCAGCGCGACTGGGGGACCCGGCCCGAGATCCCCGTCGCCCGGATGCAGGTGGTGCGGGTGACGGACCGAACCGCCACCGTCCGGATCACCGGGCTGGAGCACCCGGCGCTGGAACCGGGGATCACCGTCCGCCGGGTGGCGGAGATGCCGTGACACGACCGGGGGTGCGGGTCCCTCTCTCGGCCGGTCGCGACGCCCCCCCGCAAGGAGGGGCGTCGCCGCGTTTGGTGCAGTCCCTTACCCTGGGGATCGGATGACGGAAGCGCTTCACCTCGTCGCCCTGGCGCTCTACCTGGTCGCCGCGACCCTCCTGGGGGTGGCGCTGGCCCGCAACGAGCTGCGCCTGACCGGGATCGCCACGGCCGTGACCGGGGTGGGCGTGATGGCGCACCTCCTGGGGCTGGTGGGGTTCTGGTCGTACTGGGGGGAGCTGCCGCTGGTGGGGCTCGGCCCCTCCCTCTCCACGCTCGCCTTCATGGTGGGGCTGGGCTCCCTCACCGTGGCGACGCTCGGGCGGACCGGGCCACTGGGGCTGGTGCTGGTTCCCGTGGCGGCGCTCCTGGGGGGGGCGGCGCTGGCGGTGGGGGTGGTCCCGTCGCAGGCGGTGCTCACCTTCCGGGGGCCGTGGTTCGTGCTGCACGTGACGCTGGCGCTGGTGGGGTACGCGGGGCTCACGGTGGCCTTCGCCTGCGGGCTGATGTACCTCGTGCAGTTCAGGGAGTTGAAGAAGAAGAACTTCGGTGCCATCTTCCGGTTCTTCCCACCGCTCGATACGCTGGACCGGATCGGGAAGTGGGCGCTGGTCGTCGGGCTCCCCTTCCTGACGCTGGCACTGGCGGTCGGATGGGCGTGGACGGAGCGGTTCGAGCGCACCCTCGCCCCCGGAAACCCGAAAGTCGTGTGGGGGGTACTGAGCTGGGTCCTGATCGTGGCCGCCCTCGCGGCGCGGGCGGGCGGGGGACGGCGCGGGGTGCGCGCCGCCGCGGCGAGCGTGCTCGCCTTCGCCGTCGTGGTGTTCGCCTACCTCCTGCTCCGGGTGGGGGAGCCGCAGGGCGGGGGCTTCCTGTGAGCGGGCTCTACCCCGTGCTCCTCGACCTGCGGCGCGTGCGCGTGCTGGTGGTGGGGGGCGGCGCGGTCGCCACGCGCAAGGTGGAGGGGCTGGTGGAGGCCGGCGGGCGGCCCACCGTGGTCGCCCCGGAGCTGCGGGCGGAGCTGCGCGCGATCGTGGAGCGCGAGGGGCTCCCCTGCCACCTCCGACCCTTCCGCGCGGGGGACGCGGCCGGGTTCGCCCTGGTGTTCGCCGCCACCGACCGCCCCGAGGTGAACGCGCAGGTCGCGCGCGAAGCGGAGGACGCGGGGGCGCTGGCGAGCGTGGCGGACGCGGGGGCGGAGTCCGCCTTCCACGTCCCGGCCACGATCCGGCGCGGGGACGTGGTGGTGGCGCTCTCCACCGGCGGGGCCTCCCCGCTGCTGTCGCGCCGGCTGCGCGAGCGGCTGGAGACGGTCGTCACTCCCGGAGTGGGGCGCGCCGCCGGCCGGCTGGAGGCCGTGCGCGGGGAGGTCCGCGCCCGCTGGCCGGATGACGAGGCGCGCCGCCGGGCGTTCTGGTTCGAGTTGATCACTCCCGAGTTCCTCGACCGTGCCGTCGAGGGGCGGGACGACGAAGTGGAAGCGCGCATCTCCCGATGCCTCTCGCAGTCGTAGGAGCCAGCCACCGGACCGCGCCCATCGAGGTCCGGGAGCGGCTCGCCTTTTCCCGCGGGGAGATCCCCGGGGTGCTGGCCGCCCTGGTGGAATCGGGGGTGGCCGCGGAGGCGGTCGTCCTGTCCACCTGCAACCGCACGGAGCTGTACCTGGCCCTCCCCGACGAGCGGAGGGGCGTGGACGCCGCCCGAGCGGTGCTGGCGGAGCGGATCGGCGAGACGCCGGCCGGGATCGCGAAGAACCTCTACCTCCACCGGGACCGCCTCGCAGCGGAGCACCTCTTCCGGGTCACGGCGGGGCTGGACTCCATGGTCCTGGGGGAGCCCCAGATCCAGGGGCAGGTGAAGGAGGCGTACGCCCTGGCGCGCGAGGCGGTGAGCCCCGCCGGGCCGCTGGTGGGCGCGGCGCTGAACCGGCTCTTCCAGACCGCGTTCTCCGTGGGCGGCCAGGTGCGGAGCGAGACCGAGGTGGGCCTGGGCGCCGCCTCCATCTCCTCCGCGGCGGTGGAGCTGGCGAAGAAGATCTTCGGATCGCTGCGCGGGCGGCGCGCCATGGTGCTCGGCGCCGGGGAGATGAGCGAGGTGACGCTGGAATGCCTCCTGGGCGAGGGGGTGCGCGCGGCGCTGGTCGCCAACCGGACCTACGACCGGGCGCGCGAGCTGGCGGCGAAGTGGGGCGGGGCGGCCGTCCGCTGGGAGGAGTTCGGCAGGGCGCTCGCGGGCGTGGACATCGTCATCTGCTCCACGGCGGCTCCGCACCCGGTGCTCACGCGCGAGCGCTTCCGCCAGGCCGTTCCCGGCGAGCGCCGCAACCCGCTCTGCGTCATCGACATCGCCATCCCGCGCGACGTGGAGCCTGCGGTGGGGCGGGAGCCCAACGTCTTCCTCTACAACATCGACGACCTCACGCAGATCGTCGACGACAGCCTGGAGCGGCGCCGCGCGCAGCTCCCCGCCGCGGACGCGATCGTCACGGCCGGGGTGGAGGACTTCTGGGGGTGGTACGCCGGCCTCGCCGTGGTCCCCACTATCCGCGACCTCCGCGACCGCGGGGAGCGGGTGCGGCAGGCGGAGCTGGAGCGCGCCCTGCGGCG comes from Longimicrobiaceae bacterium and encodes:
- the ssb gene encoding single-stranded DNA-binding protein encodes the protein MSRSLNKAIIIGNLGSDPEVRTTGGGSRVAQFSVATSRRWTTSSGEQQEKTEWHRIVCWGKLADIVEKYLKKGQQVYVEGEIQYRQYEDKDGVTKYSTEINARELMMLGGREGGGGGGFGGGGGAPARERATAGGGAGKGGRGGDYDDFQPPPFGDDDDDLPF
- a CDS encoding LysM peptidoglycan-binding domain-containing protein; the encoded protein is MKASPLLLAAALGAALPLAAAPLAAQEPTALPGQDRTYVVRRGDTLWDIARGCLGDPFLWPELYRMNAGVVRDPARIFPNQRLTLPECRQGADPQVAFTPRRGEDPRPGNSVLPAAGTADVPVIAPGDFYRARLLVQDGEVPAVGRLVERISPTVVPIGMTPMISLYDRVYVTLGSGGGLRVGDAVHFFRRDREVRPYGRVYVSTGMGSVEALEGNVATVEVRTLYDLVAVNDLAVPAARFPVPAGVAPRPTRQPLEARIVGFGIPHAVQATGELAFLDVGAAAGVKPGDVFAAYLPRTQRDWGTRPEIPVARMQVVRVTDRTATVRITGLEHPALEPGITVRRVAEMP
- the ccsA gene encoding cytochrome c biogenesis protein CcsA, which codes for MTEALHLVALALYLVAATLLGVALARNELRLTGIATAVTGVGVMAHLLGLVGFWSYWGELPLVGLGPSLSTLAFMVGLGSLTVATLGRTGPLGLVLVPVAALLGGAALAVGVVPSQAVLTFRGPWFVLHVTLALVGYAGLTVAFACGLMYLVQFRELKKKNFGAIFRFFPPLDTLDRIGKWALVVGLPFLTLALAVGWAWTERFERTLAPGNPKVVWGVLSWVLIVAALAARAGGGRRGVRAAAASVLAFAVVVFAYLLLRVGEPQGGGFL
- a CDS encoding bifunctional precorrin-2 dehydrogenase/sirohydrochlorin ferrochelatase, which encodes MSGLYPVLLDLRRVRVLVVGGGAVATRKVEGLVEAGGRPTVVAPELRAELRAIVEREGLPCHLRPFRAGDAAGFALVFAATDRPEVNAQVAREAEDAGALASVADAGAESAFHVPATIRRGDVVVALSTGGASPLLSRRLRERLETVVTPGVGRAAGRLEAVRGEVRARWPDDEARRRAFWFELITPEFLDRAVEGRDDEVEARISRCLSQS
- the hemA gene encoding glutamyl-tRNA reductase, which gives rise to MPLAVVGASHRTAPIEVRERLAFSRGEIPGVLAALVESGVAAEAVVLSTCNRTELYLALPDERRGVDAARAVLAERIGETPAGIAKNLYLHRDRLAAEHLFRVTAGLDSMVLGEPQIQGQVKEAYALAREAVSPAGPLVGAALNRLFQTAFSVGGQVRSETEVGLGAASISSAAVELAKKIFGSLRGRRAMVLGAGEMSEVTLECLLGEGVRAALVANRTYDRARELAAKWGGAAVRWEEFGRALAGVDIVICSTAAPHPVLTRERFRQAVPGERRNPLCVIDIAIPRDVEPAVGREPNVFLYNIDDLTQIVDDSLERRRAQLPAADAIVTAGVEDFWGWYAGLAVVPTIRDLRDRGERVRQAELERALRRLAHLAPEDRDAVDALSRALLNKLLHAPTVRLREAAGNGRGTAVLDTARYLFELDREASAEGGE